The Corynebacterium camporealensis genome contains a region encoding:
- the ilvD gene encoding dihydroxy-acid dehydratase, with protein sequence MYPLRSKVTTVGRQASGARALWRATGTRENEFGKPIVAIANSYTQFVPGHVHLKNVGDIVADAVREAGGVPKEFNTIAVDDGIAMGHGGMLYSLPSREIISDSIEYMANAHTADALVCISNCDKITPGMLNAALRLNIPTIFVSGGPMEAGKAVVVDGVAHAPTDLITAITASASDAVSDEDLLTVEESACPTCGSCSGMFTANSMNCLTEAMGLALPGNGTTLATHSARRDLFVQAGQTIVDMCRRYYGEEDDAVLPRSIATKEAFSNAMALDMAMGGSTNTILHTLAAAQEGEVDFTLEDINEISYRVPCLSKVAPNGTYHIEDVHRAGGIPAILGELRRAGHLNLKVHTALYDNAEQWLDDWDIRSGHTTDEARELFYAAPGGKRTTEPFSQSNRWDELDTDQENGCIHSAEHAFSSDGGLVVLRGNLAPDGAIVKAAGVEENLWTFSGPARVVESQEEAVSIILNKEVQPGDVIVIRYEGPAGGPGMQEMLHPTSFLKGSGLGKACALITDGRFSGGTSGLSIGHISPEAAHGGLIGLVENGDTIRIDIRNRELSLDVSDETIAERRTEQLKRDKPWTPKERNRPITKALRAYAALTTSADRGAVRVVDGYVN encoded by the coding sequence ATGTACCCACTGCGTTCTAAAGTCACTACCGTTGGCCGTCAGGCATCCGGTGCGCGTGCCCTGTGGCGTGCAACCGGTACCCGCGAAAATGAGTTCGGTAAGCCAATCGTGGCTATCGCTAACTCTTATACCCAGTTCGTTCCGGGCCATGTGCACCTGAAGAATGTAGGCGACATCGTTGCTGATGCCGTCCGCGAAGCCGGTGGCGTGCCGAAGGAATTCAACACCATTGCTGTCGATGACGGCATCGCCATGGGCCACGGCGGCATGCTGTACTCGCTGCCTTCGCGTGAAATCATCTCCGATTCCATCGAGTACATGGCCAATGCGCACACCGCCGATGCCCTGGTGTGTATCTCTAACTGCGACAAGATCACCCCGGGCATGCTCAATGCTGCGCTGCGTTTGAACATCCCGACCATCTTCGTCTCCGGTGGTCCGATGGAGGCCGGTAAGGCTGTCGTAGTCGATGGTGTTGCCCACGCCCCGACTGACCTGATTACTGCAATTACCGCGTCGGCTTCCGATGCAGTGTCCGATGAAGACCTGCTCACCGTCGAAGAGTCTGCCTGCCCGACCTGTGGTTCCTGCTCCGGTATGTTCACCGCAAACTCCATGAACTGCCTGACTGAGGCCATGGGCCTGGCCTTGCCGGGCAACGGCACCACTCTGGCTACCCACAGCGCTCGCCGCGATCTGTTCGTCCAGGCTGGTCAGACCATCGTCGATATGTGCCGCCGCTACTACGGCGAAGAAGACGACGCCGTGCTGCCGCGTTCCATCGCAACCAAGGAGGCGTTCTCCAACGCGATGGCACTGGATATGGCCATGGGTGGTTCGACCAATACCATCCTGCACACCCTGGCTGCGGCCCAGGAAGGCGAGGTTGACTTCACACTGGAGGACATCAACGAAATCTCCTACCGCGTGCCATGCCTGTCCAAGGTTGCCCCGAATGGCACCTACCACATCGAAGATGTCCACCGCGCCGGTGGCATCCCGGCCATCCTGGGTGAGCTGCGCCGCGCTGGCCACCTCAACCTGAAGGTACACACCGCGCTGTACGACAACGCTGAGCAGTGGCTTGACGACTGGGATATCCGTTCTGGCCACACCACCGATGAGGCGCGCGAGCTCTTCTACGCTGCCCCGGGTGGTAAGCGCACCACTGAGCCTTTCTCCCAGTCCAACCGCTGGGATGAACTGGATACCGACCAGGAAAACGGCTGCATCCACTCTGCTGAACACGCTTTCTCCTCCGATGGTGGCCTGGTGGTCCTGCGCGGCAACCTGGCTCCGGACGGCGCCATCGTTAAGGCTGCCGGCGTGGAAGAAAACCTGTGGACCTTCTCCGGCCCAGCCCGCGTGGTCGAGTCCCAGGAAGAAGCCGTCTCCATCATTCTGAACAAGGAAGTCCAGCCGGGCGATGTCATCGTCATTCGCTACGAAGGCCCCGCCGGCGGCCCGGGCATGCAGGAGATGCTGCACCCGACCTCCTTCCTCAAGGGCTCCGGCCTGGGCAAGGCTTGTGCCTTGATTACCGATGGTCGCTTCTCCGGCGGTACCTCCGGCCTATCGATCGGCCACATCTCCCCGGAGGCCGCCCACGGCGGTCTCATCGGCCTGGTCGAAAACGGCGACACCATCCGCATCGACATCCGCAACCGCGAATTAAGCCTGGATGTTAGCGACGAAACCATCGCTGAGCGCCGCACCGAGCAGCTCAAGCGCGACAAGCCCTGGACCCCGAAGGAGCGCAACCGCCCGATCACCAAGGCACTGCGCGCCTACGCCGCCCTGACCACCTCCGCTGACCGCGGTGCTGTCCGCGTCGTCGACGGCTACGTCAACTAG
- a CDS encoding PH domain-containing protein, translated as MTSPRSSKSAKNTAATPAGNAIETEVFKPARDHILAIALLSAIVLLMVGWAPQYLVWLLIIPVLAVWWVLKARTRVSEEGIAITYAFRGNKSIAWKDLAGIGFRKAHAFARTQSGEEFKLPGVTFNSLPRLEGASRGRIPDALTAGQEAADDKVAIIHRDGQQILLTKEEYEEYLQEHPELAAQQDKPASESKAPKPTDSKE; from the coding sequence ATGACGTCACCTCGTTCCTCTAAGTCCGCCAAGAACACAGCCGCTACCCCGGCTGGAAATGCAATCGAGACTGAGGTTTTCAAGCCCGCCCGTGACCATATCCTGGCCATTGCGCTGCTTTCTGCCATCGTGTTGTTGATGGTGGGCTGGGCACCGCAATATCTGGTGTGGCTGCTCATCATTCCGGTTCTTGCAGTGTGGTGGGTGCTCAAAGCCCGCACCCGCGTTAGTGAGGAAGGCATTGCCATTACATATGCCTTCCGCGGCAACAAGTCCATCGCCTGGAAAGACCTTGCGGGCATCGGTTTCCGCAAGGCCCACGCCTTCGCCCGGACCCAGTCCGGCGAGGAATTCAAGCTTCCCGGCGTGACCTTTAACAGCCTTCCTCGTCTGGAAGGCGCCTCCCGCGGCCGCATTCCGGATGCTTTGACTGCAGGTCAGGAAGCTGCCGATGACAAGGTCGCCATCATTCACCGCGATGGCCAGCAGATTCTGCTGACCAAGGAAGAATACGAAGAGTATCTCCAGGAGCACCCGGAGCTCGCTGCCCAGCAGGACAAGCCGGCATCGGAAAGCAAGGCCCCTAAACCCACCGACTCTAAGGAATAA
- a CDS encoding acetolactate synthase large subunit: MAAPSQPTPASVAPAKKQGPERMTGAEAIVRTLEDLGTDLVFGIPGGAVLPLYDALHESDKLRHVLTRHEQGAGHAAEGYALASGKVGVCIATSGPGATNLVTPLADANLDSVPVVAITGQVGRSLLGTDAFQEADIRGVTMPITKHNYIVTDPNDIPGAIAAAFHLASTGRPGPVLVDIPKDVQNSTLEYHFPPKLNLPGYKPTTTPHRRQINQAVKLIAKSKKPVLYVGGGVIKANAHRELLEFAEYTGIPVVTTLMALGAFPESHPQFMGMPGMHGTVPAVAALQRADLIIAVGARFDDRVTGDTETFAPKAKVIHADVDPAEIGKIREVNVPIVGDAREVLLQLTKNYERNSDLNPPRLDDWMHYLGDLQDRFPRGYTPTDDGLLNPQFVLEKLSETVGPDAIYCAGVGQHQMWSAQFIDFEKPRSWINSGGAGTMGYAVPAALGAKAAMPDKEVWAIDGDGCFQMTNQELTTAALEGFPFKVAVINNGNLGMVRQWQTLFFDKHYSNTKLREKDVFVPDFVGLAEALGCEAIRVRTEEEVVPAIERAREINDRPVVIDFIVDEDAQVWPMIGGGASNEEIQYALGLRPLFDESESAAEEPAEIHDAIEEA, from the coding sequence GTGGCAGCACCTTCACAGCCCACACCGGCTTCGGTGGCCCCTGCGAAAAAGCAGGGCCCTGAGCGCATGACCGGCGCAGAAGCAATTGTTCGCACCCTCGAAGACCTTGGTACCGACTTGGTATTCGGCATTCCGGGCGGCGCAGTGCTCCCGCTTTATGACGCACTGCATGAGTCCGACAAGCTGCGCCACGTGCTCACCCGCCACGAGCAGGGTGCTGGCCACGCGGCTGAGGGTTACGCCCTCGCCTCCGGAAAGGTAGGCGTGTGCATCGCGACCTCCGGTCCGGGCGCAACCAACCTGGTGACCCCGTTGGCCGATGCCAACCTGGATTCTGTTCCGGTCGTCGCCATTACCGGCCAGGTGGGCCGTAGCCTCTTGGGCACTGACGCCTTCCAGGAAGCAGATATCCGCGGCGTGACGATGCCGATTACTAAGCACAACTACATCGTCACTGACCCGAATGACATCCCGGGCGCGATTGCTGCGGCATTCCACCTGGCCTCGACTGGCCGTCCGGGCCCAGTCTTGGTGGATATTCCGAAAGACGTGCAGAACTCCACGCTGGAGTATCACTTCCCGCCAAAGCTGAACCTGCCAGGTTACAAGCCGACGACCACCCCGCATCGTCGTCAGATCAACCAGGCAGTCAAGCTGATTGCTAAATCCAAGAAGCCAGTTCTCTACGTGGGCGGCGGCGTTATCAAGGCCAACGCACACCGCGAGTTGCTGGAATTTGCTGAGTACACCGGCATCCCAGTGGTCACCACCCTCATGGCCCTGGGCGCTTTCCCAGAATCTCACCCACAGTTCATGGGTATGCCAGGTATGCACGGCACCGTCCCGGCAGTGGCTGCACTGCAGCGCGCGGACCTCATTATTGCTGTGGGCGCGCGTTTCGATGACCGCGTCACCGGTGACACCGAGACCTTCGCGCCGAAGGCTAAGGTCATCCACGCCGATGTCGACCCGGCAGAAATCGGCAAGATTCGCGAAGTCAATGTCCCTATCGTCGGCGATGCACGCGAGGTGCTGCTGCAGCTGACCAAGAACTACGAGCGCAACTCCGATCTCAACCCGCCGCGTCTCGATGACTGGATGCACTACCTGGGCGACCTGCAGGATCGTTTCCCGCGGGGCTACACGCCTACCGATGACGGCCTGCTCAACCCGCAGTTCGTGCTGGAAAAGCTCAGCGAAACCGTCGGCCCGGATGCCATCTACTGTGCAGGCGTGGGCCAGCACCAGATGTGGTCTGCACAGTTCATTGACTTTGAAAAGCCACGTTCCTGGATCAACTCCGGCGGTGCCGGCACCATGGGCTATGCCGTTCCGGCAGCACTCGGTGCCAAGGCTGCGATGCCGGACAAGGAAGTCTGGGCCATCGACGGCGATGGTTGCTTCCAGATGACCAACCAGGAGCTGACTACTGCTGCACTCGAAGGCTTCCCGTTCAAGGTTGCTGTCATTAACAACGGCAACCTGGGCATGGTTCGCCAGTGGCAGACCCTGTTCTTCGACAAGCACTACTCGAATACCAAGCTGCGCGAGAAGGACGTCTTCGTTCCGGACTTCGTTGGCCTGGCAGAAGCACTCGGCTGTGAAGCCATCCGCGTGCGCACCGAGGAAGAAGTCGTACCGGCTATTGAGCGTGCCCGCGAAATCAACGACCGCCCAGTTGTCATCGACTTCATCGTCGATGAGGACGCACAGGTGTGGCCGATGATTGGCGGCGGCGCCTCCAATGAGGAAATCCAGTACGCACTGGGTCTGCGCCCGCTTTTCGACGAATCCGAGTCCGCAGCCGAAGAACCGGCTGAAATCCACGATGCCATCGAGGAGGCCTAA
- the ilvN gene encoding acetolactate synthase small subunit, whose amino-acid sequence MAEQEITRHTLSVLVEDIEGIISRVAGMFTRRGYNLISLVSARTEVKGINRLTIVIDASDVIIEQVTKQLNKIIPVIKVVELDESTTVARAIMLVKVAADNSNRPQVVDAVNIFRARIVDVAQESVVVEATGTPGKLKALLAVLEPFGIKELVQSGHVALARGPKSMAPTK is encoded by the coding sequence ATGGCTGAGCAAGAAATCACCCGCCACACGCTTTCTGTACTCGTCGAGGACATCGAGGGCATCATCTCCCGCGTGGCCGGTATGTTTACCCGCCGCGGCTACAACCTTATTTCTCTGGTGTCCGCACGCACTGAGGTCAAAGGTATTAACCGCCTGACCATCGTCATCGACGCTTCTGACGTCATCATCGAGCAGGTCACCAAGCAGCTCAACAAGATCATCCCGGTCATCAAGGTCGTCGAGCTGGATGAAAGCACCACTGTCGCCCGCGCGATTATGTTGGTGAAGGTGGCAGCTGACAACAGCAACCGCCCGCAGGTTGTCGATGCCGTCAACATCTTCCGTGCCCGCATCGTCGATGTGGCACAAGAATCCGTGGTGGTGGAGGCCACCGGTACGCCGGGCAAGCTCAAGGCTTTGCTAGCAGTGCTGGAACCCTTCGGCATCAAGGAACTGGTCCAGTCTGGCCACGTCGCGTTGGCGCGCGGTCCGAAGTCCATGGCACCGACCAAATAA
- the ilvC gene encoding ketol-acid reductoisomerase, which produces MAIETFYDDDADLSIIQGRKVAIVGYGSQGHAHAQNLRDSGVEVVIGLREGSKSAAKAEEAGFDVKTVADAAAWADVVMVLAPDTSQKEIFEKHIAPNLEDGNALFFGHGLNIHFKLIEPAENITVGMVAPKGPGHLVRRQFVDGKGVPCLIAVEQDPKNEGHDLALSYAAAIGGARAGVIPTTFEAETVTDLFGEQAVLCGGTEFLVKTGFEVLVEAGYEPEMAYFECLHELKLIVDLMFEGGIANMNYSVSDTAEFGGYISGPRVIDADTKKRMKDILSDIQDGTFTKRLIANVEDGNKELEGLREDFAKHEIETTGSKLRDLMSWVKNPLDQTA; this is translated from the coding sequence ATGGCAATCGAGACTTTCTACGATGACGACGCCGACCTGTCCATCATCCAGGGCCGCAAGGTAGCCATCGTCGGCTACGGCTCCCAGGGCCACGCTCACGCACAGAACCTGCGTGACTCCGGTGTGGAGGTCGTCATCGGCCTGCGCGAGGGTTCCAAGTCTGCTGCTAAGGCAGAAGAGGCTGGCTTCGACGTCAAGACCGTTGCTGATGCTGCTGCATGGGCTGACGTCGTTATGGTGCTGGCACCGGATACCTCCCAGAAGGAAATCTTCGAAAAGCACATCGCTCCGAACCTGGAGGACGGCAACGCTCTGTTCTTCGGCCACGGCCTGAACATCCACTTCAAGCTCATCGAGCCGGCTGAGAACATCACCGTCGGTATGGTTGCTCCGAAGGGCCCGGGCCACCTGGTTCGCCGCCAGTTCGTTGACGGCAAGGGCGTTCCGTGCCTGATCGCTGTTGAGCAGGATCCGAAGAACGAGGGCCACGACCTGGCTCTGTCTTACGCTGCAGCCATCGGCGGCGCACGCGCCGGCGTTATCCCGACCACCTTCGAGGCTGAGACCGTCACCGACCTCTTCGGTGAGCAGGCTGTCCTGTGTGGTGGTACCGAGTTCCTGGTCAAGACCGGCTTTGAGGTTCTGGTTGAGGCTGGCTACGAGCCAGAGATGGCTTACTTCGAGTGCCTGCACGAGCTCAAGCTCATCGTGGACCTGATGTTCGAAGGCGGCATCGCCAACATGAACTACTCCGTGTCCGACACCGCAGAGTTCGGCGGCTACATCTCCGGCCCGCGCGTTATCGATGCTGACACCAAGAAGCGCATGAAGGACATCCTCTCCGACATCCAGGACGGCACCTTCACCAAGCGCCTCATCGCCAACGTCGAGGACGGCAACAAGGAGCTCGAGGGCCTGCGCGAGGACTTCGCCAAGCACGAAATCGAGACCACCGGCTCCAAGCTGCGTGACCTGATGAGCTGGGTTAAGAACCCGCTCGACCAGACCGCTTAA
- a CDS encoding glycosyltransferase family protein, giving the protein MNFSADAHDTIRVVLYSHDSQGMGHVRRNLAIAHELARTLPELSGKKVSGLLISGAVNAQVFGLPEGFDWFFIPSIAKSPKGYIPRNLDADWNTLRAVRSRAISGALRGFNPDLVIVDRHIYGVDHELRIPLQKLRQHNPETKIVLGMREVLDSPLIAQQEWDQLGAPCEVDALIDEVWIYGDSRIHDPVRTGELPSYLAEKARYTGYLSLGRAESEAPTEQPWDKPFILTTAGGGADGHQLLSAAVAMEVPAGHRHIVVTGPHLSQAEFDELNDAASPHTTVYRMWPGLAAVMGEAAAVISMGGYNTVAEILATETPALIVPREYPRLEQLIRALALQKHAALDVLRPYSLTPEALADWAQANAGKKVNRTRIERAGLQHVGQLAAELLRGEELTAELAQLVGAQS; this is encoded by the coding sequence ATGAACTTTAGCGCCGACGCACACGACACCATCCGCGTGGTGTTGTATAGCCACGACTCCCAAGGCATGGGGCATGTCCGCCGCAACTTAGCCATCGCCCATGAACTAGCACGCACGTTGCCGGAGCTTAGCGGCAAGAAAGTCTCCGGACTTCTAATTTCCGGTGCGGTCAACGCCCAAGTCTTTGGGCTGCCGGAAGGCTTTGACTGGTTCTTTATCCCCAGCATCGCCAAAAGCCCGAAAGGCTATATTCCTCGCAATCTGGATGCCGACTGGAATACCCTCCGGGCAGTGCGCTCGCGTGCAATATCGGGTGCGTTGCGTGGCTTTAACCCAGACCTGGTCATCGTGGACCGCCACATCTACGGCGTCGACCACGAGCTGCGCATCCCGCTGCAGAAACTGCGCCAGCACAATCCAGAGACCAAGATCGTCCTGGGCATGCGCGAGGTTCTCGACTCACCACTTATCGCGCAACAAGAGTGGGACCAGCTGGGCGCACCGTGCGAAGTCGATGCGCTTATCGATGAAGTCTGGATCTACGGCGATAGCCGCATCCATGATCCAGTTCGCACCGGCGAGCTTCCCAGCTACTTAGCCGAAAAGGCGCGCTATACCGGTTACCTGTCTTTAGGCCGTGCCGAATCCGAAGCACCCACCGAACAGCCCTGGGACAAACCCTTCATACTGACTACTGCCGGTGGTGGCGCCGATGGCCACCAACTACTCAGTGCCGCAGTAGCCATGGAGGTCCCTGCCGGACACCGCCACATCGTGGTCACCGGCCCGCACCTAAGCCAAGCAGAGTTTGATGAACTCAACGACGCTGCAAGTCCACACACGACCGTCTACCGCATGTGGCCTGGTTTAGCCGCTGTCATGGGGGAGGCCGCCGCGGTGATTTCCATGGGCGGCTACAACACCGTCGCAGAAATCCTTGCCACTGAAACCCCAGCGCTCATCGTCCCGCGGGAGTACCCACGCTTAGAACAACTCATCCGCGCATTAGCTCTGCAAAAGCACGCCGCACTCGATGTCTTACGGCCTTACTCGTTGACCCCAGAAGCACTCGCTGACTGGGCACAGGCCAACGCCGGCAAGAAGGTGAACCGCACCCGCATTGAACGCGCTGGTCTTCAGCACGTAGGACAACTCGCTGCTGAGCTGCTGCGCGGGGAAGAACTCACCGCCGAATTAGCGCAACTCGTAGGAGCACAATCATGA
- a CDS encoding glycosyltransferase family 4 protein yields MNKIAYIVKVYPRFSETFIVTEILGREAQGEDISIYAMRPTTDTRFHPELSRVKAPVSWIPRPHNARRFWSQVSESLTDPDMAARFAQILPELSQLAASDVAQGVALAQRVRADGITHLHAHFASLSGRMAWIASQLTGIGYTLTTHAKDIFHDDVDKTWLRRICADADNVIAISRFNENYLRAELEGTGANIVQRYNALELERFPFTPRSASSSALRIIAVGRLVPKKGFSHLLQALRQLTDRGVEAHLTLVGEGELQEQLDQEVHDLGLDEHVTMPGALNQAEVIDLLQQSDVFAAPCVPAADGNLDGLPTVVLEAMALGTPVLATDVTGLPEVVINNDTGVLITLDEVEPDLATALADALESFSNGDPDTETLTRNARRLIEDNFDNRLQAQALYELEVGSSCVSLTSA; encoded by the coding sequence ATGAACAAGATCGCTTATATCGTGAAGGTTTACCCACGCTTTTCAGAAACCTTCATCGTCACCGAAATTCTTGGCCGCGAAGCACAAGGCGAAGACATCAGTATTTACGCCATGCGTCCGACCACGGATACCCGATTCCATCCGGAACTATCCCGAGTCAAAGCCCCGGTGTCCTGGATTCCACGGCCGCACAATGCACGGCGCTTTTGGAGCCAAGTCTCTGAAAGTCTCACTGACCCTGACATGGCAGCCCGTTTCGCCCAGATTCTCCCGGAGCTGTCCCAACTTGCTGCCTCCGATGTCGCTCAAGGCGTGGCTTTAGCCCAGCGCGTGCGTGCCGATGGCATCACCCACCTACACGCTCACTTCGCATCGCTATCCGGGCGAATGGCATGGATTGCCTCGCAGCTCACCGGCATTGGATACACCCTGACCACGCATGCCAAGGACATCTTCCACGACGACGTCGATAAGACCTGGCTGCGCCGCATCTGCGCAGACGCCGACAACGTCATCGCGATTTCTCGATTCAACGAAAACTACCTGCGTGCTGAACTCGAAGGCACCGGCGCCAACATCGTGCAGCGCTACAACGCATTAGAACTCGAACGCTTTCCGTTCACACCGCGTAGCGCATCCAGCTCCGCTCTACGCATTATCGCGGTGGGACGACTGGTCCCGAAGAAGGGCTTTAGTCACCTGCTGCAGGCCCTACGTCAGCTCACCGATCGTGGGGTAGAAGCACACCTGACCTTGGTAGGCGAAGGCGAACTGCAGGAGCAACTAGATCAAGAGGTTCACGACTTAGGCCTCGACGAGCACGTCACGATGCCCGGTGCACTTAATCAAGCAGAAGTCATTGACTTACTTCAACAATCGGACGTCTTCGCTGCACCGTGTGTGCCAGCTGCCGACGGCAATCTCGATGGCTTGCCCACGGTGGTGCTGGAAGCAATGGCCTTAGGCACTCCAGTCCTTGCCACCGACGTCACGGGCTTGCCAGAAGTCGTCATCAATAACGACACCGGCGTGCTTATCACGCTTGATGAGGTGGAACCGGACTTGGCCACAGCGCTTGCCGATGCCCTCGAATCCTTCAGCAACGGCGATCCCGACACCGAAACCTTGACTCGTAATGCGCGCAGGCTTATCGAGGACAACTTCGACAACCGCCTGCAAGCCCAAGCCCTGTATGAACTGGAGGTGGGAAGCTCATGCGTATCGCTTACATCTGCGTAG
- a CDS encoding glycosyltransferase family 4 protein, translating to MRIAYICVDPGIPIFGTKGASVHVQEVIRELRKAGHDVHVYATRVGTDVPADLQDIPVTRFKLGTKEPEARENAQIQASADIVAALTDDGAEFVYERYSLFSTALADSGLPGILEVNAPLIDEQRTHRVLINDLAAQRALQVQVRAARAAICVSEAVANWVRASVPNTDNVHAIANGVNTDRIRPQPETPGVPVVTFVGTLKPWHGTEYLIRAAAHAQQQWRLRIIGDGPEREHLEFLARGLGLEVDFCGAVPPEDMPAQLAGSAVGVAPYPAPKTNDAHYFSPLKVYEYLAAGLPVVATRVGQVPGALGGVVKQEDSDHLEVREAGVIVEGSSPEALAQAIDYLVTDAHLRATTGARARELAVSQHSWAGVVSQMWELAHG from the coding sequence ATGCGTATCGCTTACATCTGCGTAGATCCCGGCATTCCCATTTTCGGGACCAAAGGCGCTTCCGTCCACGTTCAAGAAGTTATCCGAGAGTTGCGCAAAGCAGGCCACGACGTACATGTCTATGCCACCCGCGTGGGCACCGATGTCCCGGCGGACTTGCAGGATATTCCTGTCACCCGCTTCAAGTTGGGTACGAAGGAACCGGAAGCTCGTGAGAACGCCCAAATTCAAGCCAGTGCTGACATCGTTGCAGCCTTGACCGATGATGGTGCGGAGTTTGTTTACGAGCGCTACTCGTTGTTCTCCACGGCGTTGGCAGATTCTGGTCTGCCCGGAATCCTGGAAGTCAATGCACCGCTTATCGATGAACAACGCACCCACCGCGTACTCATCAACGACTTAGCTGCACAGCGCGCACTGCAGGTACAGGTGCGCGCCGCACGCGCGGCCATCTGTGTTTCTGAAGCCGTAGCCAATTGGGTGCGTGCTTCTGTCCCGAACACAGACAACGTGCACGCGATTGCCAATGGCGTGAACACCGATCGCATTCGACCACAGCCAGAAACACCGGGCGTGCCAGTTGTCACCTTCGTTGGAACGCTCAAGCCCTGGCATGGCACTGAATACCTCATCCGCGCGGCGGCACACGCGCAGCAGCAGTGGCGTTTGCGCATCATTGGTGATGGTCCTGAGCGCGAGCACCTCGAGTTCTTAGCACGCGGCCTCGGCCTCGAAGTCGACTTTTGTGGTGCCGTTCCACCAGAAGATATGCCGGCACAGCTGGCAGGTTCTGCTGTTGGTGTTGCGCCTTATCCTGCACCGAAAACTAACGATGCACATTACTTTTCACCCCTAAAAGTCTACGAATACCTAGCTGCGGGACTGCCAGTTGTGGCTACACGTGTGGGGCAGGTTCCCGGCGCGCTCGGCGGCGTCGTCAAGCAGGAGGATTCCGATCACCTAGAGGTCCGCGAAGCCGGGGTCATCGTGGAAGGTTCCTCCCCAGAGGCGTTGGCGCAGGCTATTGACTACCTCGTAACAGATGCGCATCTGCGTGCCACAACGGGCGCACGCGCGCGTGAGTTGGCGGTGTCCCAGCACAGTTGGGCAGGAGTTGTATCCCAGATGTGGGAGCTGGCTCATGGCTAA